TGTCCGGGGAATCCTTCGCAGCCCAGGTCCCTGCCCTGCGGGCTGCCGGCTACAGGGTTATTACCTATGACCGGCGGGGTTTCGGACGCAGCGACAAGCCCAACACCGGCTACACCTATGACACCCTCACCGAAGACCTGAACGCCCTTCTCGAGGCACTCGAGCTTTACGACACTACCCTCGTCGGCTTCTCCATGGGCGGCGGTGAAGTAGCCCGCTACTTCACCAAATTCGGGACCGACCGGGTGCGCAGCGTGGTTTTCGCGGCCGCCGTCCCGCCGTACTTGATGCAAGGCCAGGACAACCCGGACGGGCCACTGACTAAGGACACAGCAGCGGAGATGACGGCAGGCCTGGCGAAGGACGAAGACTCCTTCTACGACGATTTTACCCGGCAGTTCTTCTCCGTCAACGGCGAGCTTAAAGTGACCGAGCAGCAGCGTCAGGAAGCCCTCCAGCTCTGCAAGCAGGCTGACAAAAAGGCGGCACTGGCCTGCATGGAAGCTTTCGGAACCACCGACTTCCGCGACGACCTGCCCAACATCAGAGTCCCGGCCCTGATCCTGCACGGGGACGGCGACGGAACCGTGCCCTTCGAAGGATCCGGTGCACGGACCCACGCAGCCCTGCCGGGCAGCGACCTGCACGTCCTCCACGGCGCACCACACGGCTGCAACGTGAGCCACCCCGAGGAGTTCAACCAGGCACTGCTGACCTTCCTGCAGAAATAGCGGCCCAGCGCAGCAGCTAAACATCTCGGCGGCGAGAACAGGGTGAGGCGACAGCGAGAGCGCCTCACCCTGTGTCAAACGCCCGGTTCCGGGAGCCTCTTAACGCTTTCTTCCGGACGGTGACGTCTGGGCATGACCGGAACCGTAGGGAATTAGCGGGAGCCGGGCTTTGTTGCCGAGGCCATGACACTTCTTCCTACACAGACAGCGCCCGATCTCGCCCTCGCCCTGGTTG
This genomic window from Arthrobacter sp. EM1 contains:
- a CDS encoding alpha/beta hydrolase codes for the protein MTEVIAHHGLFKDTNLHVDDTGGTGRPVVLIHGWPLSGESFAAQVPALRAAGYRVITYDRRGFGRSDKPNTGYTYDTLTEDLNALLEALELYDTTLVGFSMGGGEVARYFTKFGTDRVRSVVFAAAVPPYLMQGQDNPDGPLTKDTAAEMTAGLAKDEDSFYDDFTRQFFSVNGELKVTEQQRQEALQLCKQADKKAALACMEAFGTTDFRDDLPNIRVPALILHGDGDGTVPFEGSGARTHAALPGSDLHVLHGAPHGCNVSHPEEFNQALLTFLQK